From Cricetulus griseus strain 17A/GY chromosome 1 unlocalized genomic scaffold, alternate assembly CriGri-PICRH-1.0 chr1_0, whole genome shotgun sequence, a single genomic window includes:
- the LOC113832507 gene encoding putative gustatory receptor clone PTE01, with protein MGGSSYLHFVVMAQQGRSPTQQPRNIKSQNITCDSEFHLMRLSEDTDLQPILFGLFLSMYLVTVLGNLLIIVAVTNDPHLHTPMYFFLANLSFVDICFISTTIPKLIVNIQTHSDVITCVGCLTQMSLFVMFLVMDDMLLTAMGYDRYVAICHPLHYPVIMKPHLCVFLVLASYFISFVDSQVHNLIILQPTYFNSIEISNFFCHPSQVLDISCSDSFTKNLVTYFVGAIFGFLPVSGIFFSYYKIFSSIMKIPSSSRQYKVFSTCGSHLTVVCLFYGTGIWEYLGSAVSHSPSNGIMATLMYTVITPMLNPFIYSLRNRDVVSSLKRVYRKKI; from the exons ATGGGGGGCTCTTCATATCTGCACTTCGTTGTTATGGCCCAGCAAGGAAGAAGCCCAACCCA GCAACCAAGGAATATAAAAAGTCAAAACATAACATGTGATTCAGAATTCCATCTCATGAGACTCTCAGAAGATACAGACCTGCAGCCCATCCTCTTTGGACTCTTCCTGTCCATGTACCTGGTCACAGTGCTTGGGAACCTGCTCATCATTGTGGCAGTCACTAATGACCCACATCTCCATACACCTATGTACTTTTTCCTTGCCAATCTGTCCTTTGTGGACATCTGTTTTATCTCTACCACAATCCCAAAGTTGATTGTGAACATTCAGACACACAGTGATGTGATCACTTGTGTAGGCTGCCTCACACAGATGTCtctttttgtaatgtttcttgtTATGGATGACATGCTTCTGACTGCCATGGGCTATGATCGATACGTGGCCATCTGTCACCCCCTGCATTATCCAGTCATTATGAAACCTCATCTCTGTGTTTTCTTAGTTTTGGCATCTTACTTTAttagctttgttgactcccaggTGCATAATTTGATTATCTTACAGCCTACTTACTTCAATAGCATagaaatttctaatttcttttgtcACCCTTCTCAAGTTCTTGATATTTCCTGTTCTGACAGTTTTACCAAAAACTTAGTGACATATTTTGTTGGTGCTATATTTGGTTTTCTTCCTGTCTCAGGAATCTTTTTTTCCTACTACAAAATATTTTCCTCCATTATGAAAATCCCTTCATCAAGCAGGCAGTATAAAGTATTCTCTACCTGTGGGTCTCACCTGACTGTTGTCTGCTTATTTTATGGAACAGGCATTTGGGAGTATCTTGGTTCAGCTGTGTCACACTCTCCCAGCAATGGCATCATGGCCACATTAATGTACACTGTCATCACTCCTATGCTGAATCCCTTCATCTATAGCCTGAGGAACAGGGATGTTGTTAGTAGTCTGAAAAGAGTCTACAGGAAGAAAATTTAG